From Alteribacter lacisalsi, a single genomic window includes:
- a CDS encoding ABC transporter ATP-binding protein — protein sequence MRKLFPFLRPYRIPIVIALFLTLVELTVELLHPYFMSRIIDDGIMQGDMSQVIYWGAIMIGFSLIAFAAGITNSFFAAHTSQGVGFTLRSSLFRKIQSFSFANFNKYPTSSLITRMTNDVTQLQNTLFMSLRIMLRAPLLVIGSVVMAFIVNPALALIFVVAVPLLITFLLVIMKRAGKLFKEVQKRVDRVNGVVQENLVGMRLIKAFTRRKHENKKFTRASGELRDRTTKALRTVEITMPIILLIMNLSIMAVLWFGSFQVNTQGASVGEVVAIVNYATRMSGAMTVFSMIIMIFSRAKASSQRVGEVLEEEIDLRDEKGADNDRTIHDGKIAFDRVQFHYPGTDTPVLKDLSFQVNPGEKVAIMGATGSGKSSLFQLIPRLYDVTAGTVFIDGRDIRGMTMERLRKQIGFVPQEAMLFTGSIRNNILWGKEDASMEEIVEAAKSAQIHDTIAGLPNGYETELGQKGVNLSGGQKQRLSIARALIRKPKILLLDDSTSALDMKTEARLLKAISGYNCTTMLITQKVSTTMSADKVLLIEDGQITAEGTHDELLTHSTLYQQIFASQLGEGGPKHA from the coding sequence ATGAGAAAGCTGTTCCCTTTTTTACGTCCGTACCGGATTCCGATCGTGATTGCTCTTTTTCTCACGCTCGTGGAGCTGACGGTGGAATTATTACATCCTTATTTTATGAGCCGGATTATCGATGACGGCATTATGCAGGGCGACATGAGCCAGGTAATTTACTGGGGCGCGATCATGATCGGCTTTTCCCTGATTGCGTTTGCGGCCGGGATCACCAACTCGTTTTTTGCGGCCCACACGAGCCAGGGCGTCGGGTTTACCCTCAGGAGCAGTCTGTTCAGGAAAATCCAGTCATTTTCGTTCGCAAACTTCAATAAGTATCCGACTTCGTCCCTCATCACGCGGATGACGAACGACGTGACGCAGCTGCAGAACACCCTTTTTATGAGTCTTAGGATCATGCTCCGGGCACCGCTCCTCGTAATCGGAAGTGTCGTCATGGCGTTTATCGTCAACCCGGCACTCGCTCTTATATTTGTTGTAGCCGTGCCGCTTCTAATCACGTTTCTCCTCGTTATTATGAAGCGCGCAGGCAAGCTTTTTAAGGAAGTGCAGAAGCGCGTGGACCGAGTGAACGGCGTGGTTCAGGAAAACCTGGTTGGGATGCGGCTGATCAAAGCCTTTACCCGCCGGAAGCATGAAAACAAAAAATTTACCCGGGCCAGCGGCGAGCTTCGGGACCGGACGACGAAAGCGCTCCGGACGGTGGAAATTACGATGCCGATCATTCTTCTCATCATGAACCTGAGCATTATGGCGGTTCTCTGGTTCGGCTCGTTCCAGGTCAATACCCAGGGAGCCAGTGTCGGGGAAGTGGTGGCGATCGTGAACTATGCGACCCGGATGAGCGGCGCCATGACCGTCTTTTCCATGATCATTATGATCTTCTCCCGTGCGAAGGCCTCCTCCCAGCGGGTAGGCGAAGTGCTTGAGGAAGAAATCGATCTACGGGACGAAAAAGGAGCCGATAATGATCGGACGATTCATGATGGCAAAATTGCTTTTGACCGCGTTCAGTTTCATTATCCGGGCACCGATACACCGGTGCTGAAAGACCTCTCATTTCAGGTGAACCCCGGGGAAAAAGTGGCGATCATGGGCGCAACGGGATCAGGTAAGTCATCTCTGTTCCAGCTCATTCCCCGTCTGTATGACGTAACAGCTGGGACGGTGTTCATTGACGGTAGAGACATTCGGGGGATGACGATGGAGCGCCTTCGTAAACAGATCGGCTTTGTGCCGCAGGAAGCGATGCTCTTTACCGGTTCAATCAGAAACAACATCCTCTGGGGCAAGGAGGACGCCTCGATGGAGGAGATTGTGGAGGCCGCGAAAAGTGCCCAGATACACGACACAATCGCAGGTCTTCCGAACGGCTATGAAACCGAACTCGGCCAGAAAGGTGTCAACCTTTCCGGCGGCCAGAAGCAGCGCCTGTCCATTGCGAGGGCCCTCATCCGGAAGCCGAAAATCCTTCTTCTGGACGACAGTACGAGTGCTCTCGATATGAAAACGGAGGCACGTCTGCTTAAAGCCATTTCAGGCTATAACTGCACGACGATGCTCATCACCCAGAAAGTGAGCACCACGATGAGCGCGGACAAAGTACTGCTGATTGAGGATGGCCAGATTACCGCTGAAGGTACGCATGACGAGCTGCTGACCCATTCCACGCTCTACCAGCAGATTTTCGCATCCCAGCTCGGTGAAGGAGGTCCGAAGCATGCTTAA
- a CDS encoding ABC transporter ATP-binding protein produces the protein MLNELKKPFQYKKVDLDRLEEGKSGAYSFQKPKADNFWGTVRRIGSQLAERKGMLTYVILMIVVSSAMALLGPFLVGFSIDNYIVDLNAGTLGWMLIALAIVYVLHSLSVWQQHMWMIRIAQDTVYNMRTRLFRQLHKLPVPFFDKRQHGDLMSRVTNDMENVSNTLNSSVIQIVSSVLTLVGTVAVMLWLSPLLTLVTMLIVPAMVFGMKWITKRTGKLFKAQQKNLGELNGYIQETMSGQRIVKTFSQEERVIEEFMEKNRRLRGTAFWAQTFSGFIPKLMNMLNNLSFAVIAFIGGVLALNGVGGITIGVIVIFAEYARQFTRPLNDLANQFNLLLSAVAGAERVFNIIDEEEEASDEADAGEIDGVVGEVRFKDVSFSYDGDDGTISHLSFTASPGETVAFVGPTGAGKTTLINLLSRFYEADDGEITIDGRDIRTVKRENLRRQMGFVLQDSFLFEGTIRENIRYGRLDATDEEVEEAARLANAYSFVEKLPDGFDTKLSVDGGGISQGQRQLLAIARAILADPSILVLDEATSSIDTVTEIKIQEALQRLMKGRTSFVIAHRLNTIQQADQIIVLDQGEIVEKGSHERLLEEGGFYHGLYHSQLKQEMQPST, from the coding sequence ATGCTTAATGAACTGAAAAAACCGTTTCAGTATAAAAAAGTGGACCTCGACAGGCTGGAAGAGGGAAAAAGCGGGGCGTACTCGTTTCAAAAACCGAAAGCCGACAACTTCTGGGGCACCGTGCGCCGGATCGGCAGTCAGCTCGCCGAGCGGAAAGGGATGCTCACGTACGTGATTCTGATGATCGTCGTCAGCTCCGCCATGGCCCTTCTCGGACCGTTTCTGGTCGGATTTTCGATCGATAACTACATCGTCGATTTGAATGCGGGCACCCTCGGATGGATGCTCATCGCCCTCGCGATTGTTTACGTCCTGCATTCCCTGTCGGTCTGGCAGCAGCACATGTGGATGATCCGCATCGCACAGGACACGGTTTACAACATGCGGACCCGCCTTTTCCGCCAGCTGCACAAGCTGCCGGTGCCGTTCTTTGATAAACGACAGCACGGGGATCTGATGAGCCGGGTCACAAACGACATGGAAAACGTCAGTAACACGCTGAACAGTTCTGTGATTCAGATCGTTTCCAGCGTTCTCACCCTTGTGGGGACAGTGGCGGTTATGCTCTGGCTCAGTCCGCTCCTGACGCTCGTAACGATGCTCATCGTTCCGGCAATGGTGTTCGGGATGAAGTGGATCACCAAGCGCACAGGCAAGCTGTTCAAAGCCCAGCAGAAAAACCTCGGTGAGCTGAACGGCTACATCCAGGAAACGATGAGCGGTCAGCGCATCGTGAAAACCTTCTCCCAGGAAGAGCGCGTAATCGAGGAGTTTATGGAAAAAAACCGGCGTCTTCGCGGCACCGCCTTCTGGGCCCAGACGTTTTCCGGCTTTATTCCAAAGCTCATGAACATGCTCAACAACCTCAGCTTTGCGGTAATCGCGTTTATCGGCGGTGTGCTGGCGTTAAACGGCGTGGGCGGCATCACGATTGGCGTGATCGTCATTTTTGCTGAATATGCCCGCCAGTTTACCCGCCCGCTGAACGACCTGGCCAACCAGTTTAACCTGCTCCTGTCGGCTGTTGCCGGTGCCGAGCGGGTGTTCAATATCATTGACGAGGAAGAGGAAGCGAGCGACGAGGCAGATGCAGGTGAAATCGACGGTGTGGTCGGTGAAGTCCGGTTTAAGGACGTATCGTTTTCCTACGACGGGGACGACGGGACAATCAGCCATCTGAGTTTTACCGCCTCTCCTGGTGAAACGGTCGCGTTCGTCGGACCGACCGGTGCCGGAAAAACGACGCTGATTAATCTTCTGAGCCGCTTTTACGAGGCGGACGACGGGGAAATTACAATTGACGGCCGGGACATCCGGACGGTAAAGCGGGAAAATCTGCGGAGGCAGATGGGCTTTGTGCTTCAGGACTCGTTCCTGTTTGAAGGTACAATCCGTGAAAATATCCGCTACGGCAGGCTCGATGCGACCGATGAGGAAGTGGAGGAGGCGGCACGTCTCGCGAACGCCTACTCGTTTGTGGAGAAACTGCCGGACGGTTTTGATACGAAGCTCTCGGTCGATGGCGGCGGGATCAGCCAGGGGCAGCGGCAGCTTCTCGCCATCGCCCGCGCGATCCTCGCCGACCCGTCGATTCTCGTCCTCGATGAGGCAACGAGCAGTATTGATACCGTAACGGAGATCAAGATTCAGGAGGCACTGCAGCGTCTCATGAAAGGGCGCACAAGCTTTGTGATCGCCCACCGCCTGAACACGATCCAGCAGGCAGATCAGATCATCGTCCTCGATCAGGGCGAAATCGTGGAAAAAGGCTCCCACGAAAGGCTGCTTGAGGAAGGCGGCTTTTACCACGGCCTGTATCACAGCCAGCTGAAGCAGGAAATGCAGCCGAGTACGTGA
- a CDS encoding BhlA/UviB family holin-like peptide: protein MWDSLFGYGIQSGVGIFGLLFIVLLGTTIWGVRWVVTMNNEREKRYIEVIEKQATSLRDLEQIQKDVNEIKEDMKDYIYGKKR from the coding sequence ATGTGGGATTCACTGTTTGGATACGGGATTCAGTCAGGTGTCGGGATTTTCGGACTCCTGTTTATCGTTCTGCTCGGAACGACGATCTGGGGCGTGCGCTGGGTGGTGACCATGAATAACGAGCGCGAAAAACGCTACATCGAGGTCATTGAAAAGCAGGCGACGAGTCTTCGGGATCTCGAGCAGATACAGAAGGACGTAAATGAGATAAAAGAAGATATGAAAGATTACATTTACGGAAAAAAAAGATAA
- a CDS encoding cytochrome P450 has product MNVKTPVPKEKTLDSTLALLKEGFHFLPSRRSELESDIFETRLVGQKAVVICGEKAAELFYDEALMKRDGAAPKPLEKSLLGEGGLHGLDDEAHKHRKRMFLSMVTPERLEDMKRLVRDELNRKADEWVNRDHVVFFEEMNDVLAVSGMRWAGLPLEDQDVKQRTRELAEMVDSFGGSLSRFRKGVKARQSQEKWVEGIIKAVRKGEMKLPENTAAYIVATHREMDGKQLPLQTAAVELNNSYRPLMATAYLLTFGAAAMHEHPDTVKKIRSGGEEYSKMFAQEVRRYYPFVPAMAAKARKDFSWNDYKFKKGTKVILDIYGTNRHPDSWENPESFIPERFKNWNESPFSFVPQGGGDHHMGHRCAGEWMTVLVMREVFKFLAEEVTYDVPEQDLSYDMHRMPTLPKSGFVMTNVKRKG; this is encoded by the coding sequence ATGAACGTAAAAACACCTGTACCAAAGGAAAAAACATTAGACAGCACACTGGCACTTCTGAAGGAAGGTTTTCATTTTCTCCCGTCCCGCCGCAGTGAGCTTGAATCGGATATTTTTGAAACACGCCTTGTAGGCCAGAAAGCCGTCGTGATCTGCGGGGAAAAAGCGGCAGAACTGTTTTACGATGAAGCTCTTATGAAGCGTGACGGGGCTGCTCCAAAGCCGCTTGAAAAATCCCTGCTCGGCGAAGGTGGTCTTCACGGGCTTGACGACGAGGCCCACAAACACCGCAAGCGCATGTTTCTTTCCATGGTCACACCTGAGCGCCTTGAGGACATGAAGCGCCTTGTACGTGACGAGCTTAACAGAAAAGCTGACGAGTGGGTAAACCGGGATCATGTGGTTTTTTTCGAGGAAATGAATGACGTCCTCGCCGTCAGCGGGATGAGATGGGCCGGTCTTCCTCTTGAAGATCAGGACGTGAAGCAGCGGACCCGGGAACTGGCAGAGATGGTTGATTCATTCGGTGGCTCTCTCTCCCGGTTCAGAAAAGGGGTAAAAGCGCGCCAAAGCCAGGAAAAATGGGTGGAAGGGATCATCAAAGCGGTGCGTAAAGGCGAGATGAAGCTTCCGGAAAACACCGCAGCGTACATCGTTGCCACTCACCGCGAGATGGACGGAAAGCAGCTCCCGCTGCAAACGGCTGCTGTTGAACTGAACAACTCCTACCGCCCGCTGATGGCTACAGCCTACTTACTTACCTTCGGGGCCGCCGCCATGCACGAGCATCCGGATACCGTAAAAAAAATCCGCAGCGGCGGTGAGGAATACAGCAAGATGTTTGCCCAGGAGGTGCGGCGCTACTATCCATTCGTGCCTGCCATGGCCGCGAAAGCGCGGAAGGATTTCAGCTGGAACGACTATAAGTTTAAAAAAGGTACGAAGGTCATTCTCGATATTTACGGCACAAACAGGCACCCTGATTCGTGGGAAAATCCGGAGTCTTTTATTCCAGAGCGGTTTAAAAACTGGAACGAAAGCCCGTTCAGCTTCGTTCCTCAGGGGGGCGGAGATCATCACATGGGTCACCGCTGCGCCGGAGAATGGATGACGGTGCTTGTGATGCGCGAAGTGTTTAAGTTTCTGGCGGAAGAAGTGACGTACGATGTACCGGAACAGGACTTAAGCTACGACATGCACCGTATGCCGACGCTGCCGAAAAGCGGTTTTGTTATGACGAACGTGAAAAGAAAAGGCTGA